In Desulfofundulus kuznetsovii DSM 6115, the following are encoded in one genomic region:
- the ftsY gene encoding signal recognition particle-docking protein FtsY, translating into MGLFNRLKESLAKTRQGLVEKIENLIAGRRAIDESLFDELEEALIGADVGVETTLELMETLRRQVKERKVQDPEQLKPLLQELIQGILSTGESSLNRGGPPTVILVVGVNGVGKTTTIGKLAHYFKSRGERVLLGAADTFRAAAIDQLEIWGRRVGVDVIKHKEGSDPAAVAYDALQAARARKMDMLIIDTAGRLHTKSNLMDELKKIRRVLGRELPGAPHEVLLVLDATTGQNAISQARLFGEATGVTGVVLTKLDGTAKGGVIIGIRQILDIPVKFIGIGEGVEDLRPFNPQEFVAALFEE; encoded by the coding sequence ATGGGACTTTTTAACCGCCTGAAGGAAAGTTTAGCCAAAACCCGGCAGGGCCTGGTGGAAAAAATCGAAAATCTCATTGCCGGACGTCGGGCCATTGATGAAAGCCTCTTTGATGAGCTGGAAGAAGCGCTGATTGGAGCCGACGTAGGGGTGGAAACGACCCTGGAGTTGATGGAAACCCTGCGCCGGCAGGTTAAAGAACGAAAGGTACAAGATCCTGAGCAGCTAAAGCCCCTTCTGCAGGAACTCATCCAGGGCATCTTGAGTACGGGCGAGAGTTCCCTTAACCGGGGTGGCCCCCCCACGGTAATCCTGGTGGTGGGGGTTAACGGCGTGGGTAAGACCACCACCATCGGTAAGCTGGCCCACTACTTCAAATCCCGGGGGGAGCGGGTACTTCTGGGGGCGGCGGATACCTTCCGGGCGGCGGCCATCGACCAGCTGGAGATCTGGGGCCGGCGGGTAGGAGTGGATGTGATCAAGCATAAGGAAGGGTCCGACCCGGCAGCCGTAGCCTATGATGCCCTGCAGGCGGCCAGAGCGCGGAAAATGGACATGCTCATTATCGATACCGCCGGCCGGCTGCATACCAAAAGCAACCTCATGGATGAACTGAAAAAAATCCGCCGGGTGCTGGGCCGGGAGCTGCCCGGGGCGCCCCACGAGGTGTTGCTGGTGCTGGATGCCACCACCGGGCAAAATGCCATTTCCCAGGCCCGCCTGTTTGGTGAGGCCACCGGTGTGACGGGTGTTGTCCTGACCAAGCTGGATGGTACGGCCAAGGGCGGGGTGATTATCGGCATCCGCCAGATCCTGGACATACCGGTCAAATTCATTGGTATCGGTGAAGGAGTGGAGGACCTGCGTCCCTTTAACCCGCAGGAGTTTGTAGCCGCCTTATTTGAAGAATAG
- the rnc gene encoding ribonuclease III → MAYNEEKISILKEKLGFRWQNEDLLCLALTHSSYAYEKIFRGQENNQRLEFLGDAVLELVVSDYLYRTYPGHTEGELTRLRAAIVCEPSLARTARELDLGSCLYMGRGEERSGGRERPSILADAFEALLGAVYLDQGLEMARKVALQYLKPVIDDVLEGRVERDYKTELQEILQEEGQVDISYAILREEGPDHHKIFTAAVYFGGKEMGRGQGRTKKEAEQQAACRALARLGYLPGTGHREGF, encoded by the coding sequence ATGGCGTACAATGAAGAAAAAATCAGCATTTTGAAGGAAAAACTCGGGTTCCGCTGGCAAAACGAGGATTTGCTGTGCCTGGCTTTAACCCACAGTTCCTATGCCTACGAAAAAATTTTCCGGGGTCAGGAAAACAACCAGCGGTTGGAATTCCTCGGCGATGCGGTGCTGGAACTGGTGGTCAGCGATTATCTCTACCGCACCTATCCCGGGCACACCGAGGGGGAATTGACCAGATTGCGGGCGGCGATAGTCTGCGAGCCCTCCCTGGCCCGGACGGCCCGGGAACTGGATCTGGGTTCCTGCCTTTACATGGGCCGGGGGGAGGAACGCTCGGGGGGGCGGGAACGCCCCTCCATCCTGGCTGATGCCTTTGAGGCCCTTTTAGGAGCCGTTTACCTGGACCAGGGGCTGGAGATGGCCAGAAAGGTGGCCCTGCAGTATCTCAAGCCGGTCATTGATGACGTGCTGGAAGGTCGCGTGGAGCGGGACTATAAAACCGAACTGCAGGAAATCCTGCAGGAAGAAGGTCAAGTAGACATAAGTTACGCCATTTTGCGTGAGGAAGGACCCGATCATCATAAAATCTTTACTGCCGCGGTATATTTTGGGGGTAAGGAGATGGGCCGGGGGCAGGGGCGTACGAAAAAAGAAGCGGAGCAACAGGCCGCGTGCCGGGCACTGGCCAGGCTGGGATATCTCCCCGGGACGGGGCATCGGGAGGGTTTTTAG
- the fabF gene encoding beta-ketoacyl-ACP synthase II, which translates to MSNRVVVTGVGIISPVGTGVETFWANITAGKSGVGPITRFDASAYDTRFAAEVKDFDPTRYIDKKEARRMDRFTQFALAATNMALEDAGLDLEQVDRDRVGVILGSGIGGIETLEEQHQVLLKRGPGRVSPFFIPMMIANMGAGQIAITHRLRGCNLTVTSACASSSHAVGDAFRLLQWGHADIVITGGSEAPITPLAVAGFSAMKALSTRNDEPEKASRPFDAGRDGFVIGEGAAILILETLEHAQGRKARIYAEVVGYGTSCDAYHITAPDPEGSGASLSMELALKDAALPPEKVDYINAHGTSTPLGDRLETVAIKRVFGDHAYRLAVSSTKSMTGHLLGAAGGLEAVVCVLALYHGVIPPTINYEEPDPECDLDYVPNRARKVPVEVALSNSFGFGGHNATLIFRKL; encoded by the coding sequence TTGTCCAATAGAGTTGTGGTAACCGGTGTGGGAATAATATCCCCCGTGGGTACCGGTGTCGAAACCTTTTGGGCCAATATCACGGCAGGGAAGAGCGGCGTGGGGCCCATTACCCGCTTTGATGCCAGTGCCTACGATACCCGCTTTGCCGCCGAGGTAAAGGATTTCGACCCCACCCGGTACATTGACAAAAAAGAAGCCCGGCGCATGGATCGCTTTACCCAGTTTGCCCTGGCCGCTACGAACATGGCGCTGGAAGATGCCGGTCTTGACCTGGAACAGGTGGACAGGGACCGGGTTGGCGTTATTTTGGGCTCGGGTATTGGCGGTATTGAGACCCTGGAAGAGCAGCACCAGGTTCTTCTGAAACGCGGCCCTGGACGGGTGAGTCCCTTTTTCATCCCCATGATGATTGCCAACATGGGGGCAGGGCAGATTGCCATCACCCACCGGCTGCGGGGTTGTAATTTAACTGTCACCAGCGCCTGTGCCTCAAGCAGTCATGCCGTGGGTGATGCCTTTCGCCTGCTCCAGTGGGGCCATGCGGATATAGTGATCACTGGCGGCAGCGAGGCGCCCATCACCCCCCTGGCGGTGGCGGGTTTTTCGGCCATGAAGGCCCTTTCCACCCGCAATGACGAACCGGAGAAAGCCAGCCGGCCCTTTGATGCCGGGCGGGACGGTTTTGTCATTGGTGAAGGGGCAGCCATCCTGATCCTGGAGACCCTGGAGCACGCCCAAGGGCGAAAGGCCCGCATTTACGCCGAGGTGGTGGGTTACGGCACCAGCTGCGACGCCTACCACATTACGGCGCCCGATCCCGAGGGCAGCGGGGCGTCTTTATCCATGGAACTGGCCCTCAAAGATGCCGCCCTTCCGCCGGAAAAGGTGGATTATATCAACGCCCACGGTACCTCCACCCCTCTGGGAGACCGGCTGGAGACGGTGGCCATTAAACGTGTCTTTGGTGATCACGCTTACCGGCTGGCCGTCAGTTCCACCAAGTCCATGACCGGCCACCTCCTGGGGGCGGCGGGTGGCCTGGAGGCAGTCGTCTGCGTGCTGGCCCTTTACCACGGGGTGATCCCCCCAACCATCAATTATGAGGAACCGGATCCGGAATGCGACCTGGACTACGTACCCAACCGGGCCCGCAAGGTGCCTGTGGAGGTGGCCTTAAGCAACTCCTTTGGTTTTGGGGGACATAACGCTACCCTTATATTCCGCAAGCTTTAA
- the acpP gene encoding acyl carrier protein, which yields MSVFEKVKAIIVEQLGVDESEVTMEASFIEDLGADSLDIVELVMALEEEFDLTIPDEDAEKIRTVGEAVRYIQEHL from the coding sequence TTGTCCGTTTTTGAGAAGGTTAAAGCCATCATTGTGGAACAATTGGGGGTAGATGAATCCGAGGTGACCATGGAAGCCTCCTTCATTGAAGATTTGGGGGCTGACTCCCTGGACATTGTGGAACTGGTAATGGCCCTGGAAGAGGAATTCGACCTGACTATTCCCGATGAGGATGCGGAAAAGATCCGCACCGTGGGTGAGGCTGTCAGATATATTCAGGAGCATTTATAG
- the fabG gene encoding 3-oxoacyl-[acyl-carrier-protein] reductase — MLLDGKKAVVTGASRGIGRAVALALARAGADVVVNFNGQAAAAEEVAARIREMGRQAVTCQADVSVPSEAVKLVNVAAEQLGALHILVNNAGITRDNLVMRLADEDWDRVLDVNLKGAFNTIKAASRLMMKARWGRIINISSVVGITGNAGQANYAASKAGLIGLTKAVAKELGSRNITVNAVAPGFILTDMTGSLSGAVREKMLSRVALGRFGQPEEVAAAVVFLASDAAGYITGQTIVVDGGLTM; from the coding sequence ATGTTACTTGACGGTAAAAAGGCTGTTGTTACCGGCGCTTCCCGGGGCATCGGCCGGGCCGTTGCCCTGGCTTTAGCCCGGGCCGGGGCGGACGTGGTGGTGAATTTTAACGGTCAGGCCGCTGCCGCCGAGGAAGTGGCTGCCCGCATTCGTGAGATGGGCCGGCAGGCGGTAACCTGCCAGGCGGATGTTTCCGTACCTTCCGAGGCGGTAAAACTGGTTAATGTGGCCGCCGAGCAACTGGGTGCACTGCATATCCTGGTGAATAACGCGGGGATCACCAGGGATAACCTGGTGATGCGCCTGGCGGATGAAGATTGGGACCGGGTGCTGGACGTAAATTTAAAGGGTGCTTTCAACACCATAAAAGCGGCTTCCCGGTTGATGATGAAAGCCCGCTGGGGCCGCATCATCAACATCAGTTCGGTGGTCGGTATCACGGGCAACGCCGGCCAGGCCAATTACGCCGCCAGCAAGGCGGGGCTCATCGGTCTGACCAAAGCGGTGGCCAAAGAACTGGGCTCCCGGAACATCACTGTCAACGCGGTGGCACCGGGGTTTATCCTTACCGATATGACCGGCTCCCTATCCGGGGCCGTCAGGGAAAAGATGTTGAGCCGGGTGGCCCTGGGCCGCTTCGGGCAGCCCGAAGAGGTAGCGGCGGCGGTGGTTTTCCTGGCCAGCGATGCTGCGGGATATATTACCGGCCAAACCATTGTCGTTGACGGAGGTCTAACTATGTAG
- the fabD gene encoding ACP S-malonyltransferase codes for MKLAFIFPGQGSQYVGMGRQMYECFPAARRTFEEADSSLGFTLSRLCFEGPAEELQHTVNAQPAILTVSVACLRVLQEKGVVPDVAAGHSLGEYSALVAAGAMTFADAVKIVRKRGQFMQEAVPLGAGGMMAVLGLDVPTAQEICRRASDAGVVEAVNLNCPGQVVIAGETQALERACVLAKEAGARRCVPLAVSAPFHSSLMRPAGEKLARELEQVVVADPRFPVVANVTADYVTSKEEVKRLLVQQVYSPVRWEESMRRLIDGGIRAFIEVGPGTVLCGLLRKINRQVNCWSVQDPESLEKVLACLKEVS; via the coding sequence ATGAAGCTGGCCTTTATCTTCCCCGGCCAGGGATCGCAGTATGTGGGTATGGGCCGCCAGATGTACGAGTGCTTCCCGGCCGCCCGGCGCACCTTTGAAGAGGCCGACTCCTCTCTGGGCTTTACCTTAAGCCGCTTGTGTTTTGAAGGCCCGGCAGAGGAACTGCAGCATACCGTGAACGCCCAGCCGGCCATTCTCACGGTAAGTGTGGCCTGTCTACGGGTGCTGCAGGAAAAGGGGGTAGTACCGGACGTGGCTGCCGGCCACAGCCTGGGGGAGTACAGCGCCCTGGTGGCGGCGGGGGCCATGACCTTTGCCGATGCGGTAAAAATTGTGCGCAAGCGGGGCCAGTTCATGCAGGAGGCGGTACCCCTGGGAGCCGGGGGGATGATGGCCGTTCTCGGACTTGATGTTCCCACGGCCCAGGAGATCTGCCGCCGGGCATCCGATGCCGGGGTGGTGGAAGCGGTCAACCTCAACTGTCCCGGTCAGGTGGTCATTGCCGGGGAAACGCAGGCTTTGGAACGGGCCTGTGTGCTGGCCAAAGAAGCTGGAGCCAGGCGGTGCGTTCCCCTGGCCGTAAGCGCTCCTTTCCATTCCAGCTTGATGCGTCCGGCCGGGGAGAAACTGGCCCGGGAACTGGAACAGGTGGTCGTGGCGGATCCCCGGTTTCCCGTGGTGGCCAATGTTACCGCTGACTACGTGACCTCCAAAGAGGAGGTAAAAAGGCTCCTGGTACAGCAGGTTTACAGCCCCGTGCGCTGGGAGGAAAGCATGCGGCGGCTCATTGACGGCGGCATCCGGGCCTTTATCGAGGTGGGTCCCGGGACGGTATTATGCGGCCTTTTGCGCAAAATTAACCGTCAGGTAAACTGCTGGTCGGTCCAGGACCCGGAGTCCCTGGAAAAAGTCCTTGCATGCCTTAAGGAGGTTAGCTAA
- the fabK gene encoding enoyl-[acyl-carrier-protein] reductase FabK, protein MIRTKLCDLLGIEYPVIQGGMAWVSTAELAAAVSEAGGLGIIGSGQAPPEWVREQVHLARKLTSKPFGVNVMLRSPYVDEVMQVLLEERVPVITTGAGNPGKYLPGLQAAGIRVIPVVSSVALARRLARSGVDALIAEGMESGGHVGELCTFPLVPQIVDAVDIPVIAAGGIYDGRGLAAALMLGAQGVQMGTRFMCAAECTIHPAVKEMVIKARDRDTVVTGRPTGHPVRVLRNKLSKQFEELESRCAPPEELERLGVGKLRAAMVEGDVEYGSVMAGQVSAMVREIQPAREIILDVVRGAAALLSAASRWVVSGK, encoded by the coding sequence ATTATCCGCACGAAGCTTTGTGATTTGCTGGGAATTGAATATCCCGTCATCCAGGGTGGGATGGCCTGGGTTTCCACGGCTGAACTGGCTGCTGCCGTTAGTGAGGCCGGCGGGTTGGGGATTATTGGTTCCGGCCAGGCCCCCCCGGAATGGGTGCGGGAGCAGGTACACCTGGCCCGGAAACTGACGTCCAAACCCTTCGGAGTAAATGTGATGTTACGCTCGCCTTACGTGGACGAAGTGATGCAGGTACTTCTGGAGGAACGGGTTCCGGTAATTACCACCGGGGCGGGCAACCCGGGGAAATACCTGCCCGGCCTGCAGGCGGCAGGCATCCGGGTAATTCCGGTTGTATCTTCGGTAGCCCTGGCCAGGCGCCTGGCCAGAAGCGGTGTGGATGCCCTTATTGCCGAGGGCATGGAGAGCGGCGGCCATGTGGGTGAGCTGTGTACTTTTCCCCTGGTCCCGCAAATTGTGGACGCGGTGGATATTCCCGTCATTGCCGCTGGCGGTATTTATGACGGCCGGGGTCTGGCCGCCGCCCTCATGCTGGGGGCGCAGGGTGTCCAGATGGGTACCCGTTTCATGTGCGCGGCGGAATGTACCATTCACCCGGCCGTAAAGGAGATGGTGATTAAGGCCAGGGACCGGGATACGGTGGTCACCGGCCGGCCCACAGGCCACCCGGTGCGGGTACTGCGCAATAAATTGAGTAAACAATTTGAAGAACTGGAAAGCCGGTGCGCCCCGCCGGAAGAACTGGAGAGGCTGGGAGTAGGGAAACTGCGGGCGGCTATGGTTGAAGGCGATGTGGAATACGGTTCGGTGATGGCCGGGCAGGTTTCGGCCATGGTACGGGAAATTCAGCCCGCCCGGGAAATTATTCTGGACGTAGTGCGGGGCGCGGCGGCCCTGCTATCGGCCGCATCCCGGTGGGTGGTGTCCGGCAAATGA
- a CDS encoding beta-ketoacyl-ACP synthase III yields MSKEILPVGIWGTGIYVPERVLTNADLERMVDTSDEWIRTRTGIRTRHIAADHEAASDLAVQAARQALEDAGVAGEEIDLIIVATSSPDMLFPATACLVQHALGAKRAGAFDVQAGCSGFIYALACGSQFIAARAARTVLVVGTEVLSRLVNWQDRNTCVLFGDGAGAVVMGPVPEGYGILATRLGAEGAGGPLLSLPAGLSRYPASEETLAKKQHFIHMNGREVFKFAVKVMEESCREVLQAAGLDIKELDFLIPHQANIRIIEAAAKRLALPLERVWVNVDRYGNTSAASIPLALHEALEAGRIQNGDHVVLVAFGAGLTWGATLLRWHDYRSKPLRRETDNHYPHEAL; encoded by the coding sequence ATGTCCAAAGAAATTTTGCCCGTGGGAATTTGGGGTACGGGCATTTATGTGCCTGAACGGGTGCTTACCAATGCGGATCTGGAGCGTATGGTGGACACCAGTGACGAGTGGATCCGCACCCGCACGGGCATCCGGACAAGACATATTGCTGCAGATCACGAGGCAGCTTCCGACCTGGCTGTTCAGGCCGCCCGGCAGGCCCTGGAGGATGCCGGGGTTGCCGGTGAGGAAATTGATTTAATAATCGTGGCTACCAGCAGCCCAGACATGCTGTTCCCGGCCACGGCCTGTCTGGTGCAGCATGCCCTGGGGGCAAAAAGGGCCGGGGCCTTTGACGTTCAGGCGGGGTGTAGCGGCTTTATATACGCCCTGGCCTGCGGCAGCCAGTTTATCGCCGCCCGGGCTGCCAGAACCGTCCTGGTAGTTGGCACTGAGGTCCTGAGCCGGCTGGTGAACTGGCAGGATCGCAACACGTGTGTCCTCTTTGGTGACGGCGCCGGGGCAGTGGTTATGGGGCCGGTACCGGAGGGCTACGGCATCCTGGCCACCCGTTTGGGTGCGGAAGGAGCGGGGGGGCCTCTTTTATCCCTTCCGGCGGGCCTTTCCCGTTACCCGGCTTCTGAGGAAACACTGGCTAAAAAACAGCACTTCATACATATGAACGGCCGGGAAGTGTTTAAGTTTGCCGTCAAGGTGATGGAAGAGAGCTGCCGGGAGGTTTTGCAGGCAGCCGGTCTGGATATAAAAGAGCTGGATTTTTTAATTCCCCACCAGGCCAACATCCGCATTATCGAGGCTGCCGCTAAAAGGCTGGCCCTGCCTTTGGAACGGGTATGGGTCAATGTGGACCGTTACGGCAATACTTCCGCTGCTTCCATTCCCCTGGCTTTGCACGAGGCTCTGGAAGCGGGACGGATCCAGAACGGCGATCACGTGGTGCTGGTGGCCTTTGGCGCGGGGCTCACCTGGGGAGCCACCCTGCTGCGCTGGCACGATTACCGTTCAAAACCTTTGAGAAGGGAGACGGATAACCATTATCCGCACGAAGCTTTGTGA
- the plsX gene encoding phosphate acyltransferase PlsX has product MKIAVDAMGGDHAPGEIVRGAVEAAREYRQEIILVGDREKILAELGQSLPNPIEVFHAPEIITMEEQPAVAVRKKKQSSIVQAVRLVKEGEAAALVSAGSTGAAMAASLLGLGRIQGIDRPAIASILPRRGGTTVLLDAGANVDCKPHHLLQFAIMGSLYAEKILGVPRPRVGLLNVGEEETKGNELTLATFPLLRQANINFIGNVEGRDIFAGTVDVVVCDGFVGNIVLKAGEGLAAALLGMIKEEVTRSWLAKMGTAMAISALRCFEKRIDYAEYGGAPLLGVNGVSIICHGSSTARAIKNAIKRAREAVEAGLVSAIRSSIEDIAEHQKVGIS; this is encoded by the coding sequence GTGAAAATTGCCGTTGATGCCATGGGCGGTGACCATGCGCCGGGAGAAATCGTGCGGGGGGCAGTGGAAGCGGCCCGGGAATACCGCCAGGAGATCATTCTGGTGGGGGACCGGGAAAAAATTCTGGCCGAATTGGGTCAGTCGCTCCCGAACCCTATTGAGGTGTTCCACGCCCCGGAAATTATTACCATGGAGGAACAGCCGGCCGTAGCAGTCCGGAAAAAGAAGCAGTCTTCCATTGTGCAGGCTGTCAGGCTGGTTAAGGAAGGGGAGGCAGCGGCCCTGGTTTCTGCCGGCAGCACGGGAGCGGCCATGGCGGCTTCCCTTTTAGGTCTCGGACGCATCCAGGGGATTGACCGCCCGGCCATAGCCAGTATTTTACCCCGGCGGGGGGGAACCACCGTCCTTTTAGATGCGGGAGCCAACGTGGACTGCAAACCCCACCATTTATTGCAGTTTGCCATTATGGGTTCCCTGTACGCCGAAAAAATCCTTGGCGTTCCCCGGCCCCGGGTCGGCCTTTTAAATGTGGGTGAAGAAGAAACAAAGGGCAACGAACTCACCCTGGCCACCTTTCCCCTCCTGCGCCAGGCAAATATTAACTTTATCGGCAACGTGGAGGGGCGGGATATCTTCGCCGGCACGGTAGACGTGGTGGTTTGCGATGGTTTTGTGGGGAACATTGTTTTAAAGGCCGGAGAAGGGCTGGCGGCGGCACTGCTGGGAATGATCAAGGAGGAAGTTACCAGGAGCTGGCTGGCCAAAATGGGTACGGCCATGGCCATCTCTGCTTTAAGGTGCTTTGAAAAGCGCATCGATTATGCGGAGTACGGTGGCGCACCGCTTTTAGGAGTCAACGGGGTATCCATTATCTGTCACGGCAGTTCTACCGCCCGGGCGATTAAAAACGCCATTAAAAGGGCCAGGGAAGCAGTTGAAGCCGGGCTGGTAAGCGCCATCCGGAGCAGTATTGAAGACATCGCGGAGCACCAGAAAGTGGGGATAAGTTAA
- the fapR gene encoding transcription factor FapR: protein MSRSHAGKLNRQQLVARYLTGNPFLTDEDLAAILGVSVQTIRLDRNELHIPEKRERLEQVARGVYGRLRALSETDLVGELVELNIGKSGVSILTITDEMTLKRTRVARGHYLFAQANSLAVALCDAEVALTGTTKVSFRRPVFCGEKVVARAFVRRKKGNKYMVRVTSRVNNEVVLEGKFLIFAIAEEVWRQ, encoded by the coding sequence ATGTCCAGAAGTCATGCGGGAAAATTGAATCGCCAGCAACTGGTCGCCCGCTATCTGACCGGCAACCCTTTCCTCACCGATGAGGATCTCGCCGCTATCCTTGGGGTCAGCGTGCAGACCATCCGGCTGGATCGCAATGAGCTACATATTCCGGAAAAACGTGAGCGTTTGGAGCAGGTGGCCCGGGGTGTTTACGGCCGGCTCCGGGCTTTAAGTGAAACCGATCTGGTGGGTGAGCTGGTGGAGCTGAACATAGGCAAATCGGGCGTTTCCATACTGACCATCACCGATGAGATGACCCTCAAGCGCACCCGCGTGGCCCGGGGGCATTATTTGTTTGCCCAGGCCAACTCCCTGGCGGTGGCTTTATGCGATGCTGAGGTGGCCCTTACCGGCACCACCAAGGTGAGTTTCCGCCGCCCGGTGTTCTGCGGGGAAAAGGTGGTAGCCAGGGCGTTTGTAAGGCGCAAAAAAGGCAATAAATATATGGTAAGGGTTACCTCAAGAGTCAATAACGAGGTAGTGCTGGAAGGAAAATTTCTCATCTTCGCCATAGCAGAGGAGGTCTGGCGGCAGTGA
- the rpmF gene encoding 50S ribosomal protein L32, giving the protein MGVPKRKTSKRRARMRRAHWKIEAPGLVRCSQCRALIMPHRVCPECGYYKAKEVVKFQ; this is encoded by the coding sequence ATGGGTGTTCCGAAAAGGAAAACTTCCAAGCGGCGGGCCAGAATGCGGCGGGCCCACTGGAAGATAGAAGCCCCGGGACTGGTGCGTTGTTCCCAGTGCCGTGCCCTGATTATGCCTCACCGGGTTTGCCCGGAATGCGGGTATTACAAGGCAAAAGAAGTGGTGAAATTTCAGTAG
- a CDS encoding YceD family protein: MRINVADLKKSPGESIELELSSPLPELEFHGDRLSFDGPARAFLEISNTGKTLLVEGEVKGTLEVRCARCLEPFRLPVEATLSEVYYPADSVEMVVADPAKEEYQEWIPFSGDVLDITPEVLKSILLVLPMRFLCDEGCRGLCPRCGQNLNVAPCACSGEDVDPRLMILKDMFKDSNR, encoded by the coding sequence ATGCGTATTAATGTGGCGGATTTGAAAAAGAGCCCCGGGGAAAGCATAGAGCTGGAACTTTCTTCTCCATTGCCGGAACTGGAATTCCACGGGGACAGGTTGAGCTTTGACGGCCCTGCCCGGGCGTTCCTTGAGATCAGTAATACCGGGAAAACCCTTTTAGTGGAGGGGGAGGTCAAGGGTACCCTGGAAGTCCGCTGTGCCCGCTGTTTGGAGCCTTTTCGCTTGCCGGTGGAGGCCACGCTGAGCGAGGTATACTATCCTGCGGACAGTGTAGAGATGGTTGTTGCAGATCCGGCTAAAGAAGAGTACCAGGAATGGATCCCCTTTTCCGGCGATGTCCTGGATATTACGCCGGAAGTGCTAAAGAGCATTTTGCTGGTATTGCCCATGCGTTTCCTCTGTGATGAGGGTTGCCGCGGTCTCTGTCCCCGGTGTGGCCAGAACCTGAACGTGGCACCCTGTGCCTGTTCCGGGGAAGATGTGGACCCGCGCCTGATGATACTCAAGGACATGTTTAAGGATAGCAACCGGTAA
- a CDS encoding phosphotransacetylase family protein, with product MKNLYIMGTPASGKTALALGLAQKLQKEGFRVAYFKPIGSPSRGAERVDEDAVLMREVLGMDVPLELIVPRMIGPSYLSGNGCKDALSKVRAAYEQISAGADVVIIGGAAYPYAYAACGLDDITLARQLDAQVLLVLNIENDFGFDQVLFFNRSLTAAGVNLLGNVFNNIPRPLLAKIEGIYRPILEENGYRTLGVIPRRPEIASPTVEEYYEVLGGEIVTGSENLKRLVEDVVVGAMTAESALTYFRRTADKAVILGGDRADVALAALETSTSVLILTGGLYPDVKVIARAQEKGVPLILVHYDTYTTIEKISHLSRRLKPGDTTGIKVALENVEQYCQWEAIVEALR from the coding sequence ATGAAAAATCTGTACATTATGGGCACTCCGGCCAGCGGTAAAACGGCCCTGGCCCTGGGCCTGGCTCAAAAATTACAGAAAGAAGGGTTTCGGGTCGCCTACTTTAAGCCCATCGGGAGTCCTTCCCGGGGAGCGGAACGGGTGGATGAGGATGCCGTTTTAATGCGGGAAGTGCTGGGGATGGACGTGCCCCTGGAACTAATAGTTCCCCGGATGATCGGACCGTCCTATCTGTCCGGGAACGGTTGTAAAGACGCCCTTTCCAAGGTTCGCGCGGCTTACGAGCAGATCTCCGCAGGTGCCGATGTGGTGATTATCGGCGGGGCGGCCTACCCCTACGCTTACGCCGCCTGCGGGCTGGACGATATTACCCTGGCCAGACAACTGGACGCTCAGGTATTGCTGGTGTTAAACATTGAAAATGATTTTGGCTTTGACCAGGTCCTGTTCTTTAACCGCAGCCTTACCGCGGCGGGGGTAAATCTGCTGGGCAATGTTTTCAATAATATTCCCCGTCCCCTTTTGGCCAAGATCGAAGGTATCTACCGGCCCATTTTAGAAGAAAACGGTTACCGCACTCTGGGTGTGATTCCGCGCCGCCCGGAAATTGCTTCCCCTACCGTGGAAGAATACTATGAAGTTCTGGGCGGGGAAATCGTGACCGGCAGCGAGAATCTAAAGCGCCTGGTGGAGGATGTGGTGGTCGGCGCCATGACCGCCGAGAGCGCCCTGACCTATTTCCGCCGCACTGCCGATAAGGCGGTGATTCTGGGTGGCGACCGGGCCGATGTTGCCCTGGCCGCCCTGGAAACCAGCACTTCAGTGCTCATCCTGACCGGAGGCCTCTATCCCGACGTGAAGGTAATTGCCCGGGCGCAGGAAAAGGGGGTACCGCTGATCCTGGTTCACTATGATACCTATACTACTATCGAAAAAATCAGCCACTTGTCCCGTCGTTTAAAGCCGGGCGATACCACCGGAATTAAAGTAGCCCTGGAAAACGTGGAACAGTATTGCCAGTGGGAGGCCATTGTGGAGGCGTTACGCTAA